agatttttaaaatattttggcttaagttttatttctttagttaTGTCATTTTCCTTattatattagaattattatttatttttattaaactttattttatgatttatttaacagTGCTTTTACAGTAGTTTAGCACTTAATCATATTGTGAGTTATCTTTCATTTTTatagtttagcttcagttttattcctttaattacatgtctttttaaaagtttattattttatttctatttagctTCATCGTTTATATTTAGCATAGTTTTCActgtagttattaaaactattatgtttagaaatgtaggAAATAatcttccctctgttaaacacaaactgggggaaaatataaaagaattgcAATTaaacaggaggtctaataattctaactGTATATGTGGATAgtgatttattgtgtttatttataataatatgcaaatgataTGCAAATGCTTAAGACAAGTCTGTGCGATTTATTACAGCATCCTCTTGTTTTATGTCTAGAGAATGAGTAGAATATTAAATAACCAGACTATCCATCTTATCCAGGTGCAATTGGGGCAGTGCATGGTCTTCTCTCCCTCAAACTCTCACCTTGACCCCTGGCTTCAGCATCTTGACTACCTCTGACCTGTAAACCTGACCTGATCAAAGCACAGTTATCATGGCGGCAGCGAAGCCCAAAGGGCAGAACTCGCTGGCTCTCCACAAGGTGATCATGGTGGGCAGCGGCGGCGTGGGAAAATCTGCTTTAACTCTGCAGTTCATGTATGATGAGGTGAGGATCATCTCCACACATTACACTAGCGATGAAGGATTATCTTATTGTAAATATCTTATTgcaaatgatattttatgtatttatttatttatttttgacagatacTGCAATTTAATTTGCTATTAATTCTTGTAAAGTCAAGATTAGGCtcaatattattgtattttacacACTAACAGGAATACAACATTCTTTAactgaatataaaaataataatcattaattgcGTGTATACACAGTTATACACAAATATTccccagatgatgttgaacagattcaggaatttttcacagtatttcctctaatatttgttcttctggagaaagtcttatttgttttatttcagctagaataaaagcagattttaattgttttaaagccattttaaggtcaatattattagccccttcagcaatattagttttggattgtctccagaacaaaccactgttatacaatgacttgcctaattaccctaactttaccctaattaccctagttaagcctttaaatgataCTTTAAGTTGAAAAATAgctaatcaaatattatgtgctgtcatcattcattcattcattcaatgattttcttttcggcttagtccctttattaatctggggtcaccacagctgaaggaaccgccaacttatccagcacatgttttacacagcggatgcccttccagctgcagcccatcactgggaaacacccatacactctcattcacacacaaactcatacactacagccaatttagcttacacaattcccctatagcgcatgagtttggactgtgggggaaaccggagcacccagaggaaacccacgccaacacagggagaacatgcaaactccacacagaaatgccaactgacccagcccaactcgaatcagcgaccttcttgctgtgaggcgacagtgctacccactgcgctgcccctgtgctgtcatcatagcaaagataaatgaaatcagttattgaaagtattatgtttagaaatgggttaaaaaaaaaacttttttctgttaaccagaaattggggaaacaaatatacaggggggctaataattctggttatatatatatatatatatatatatatatatatatatatatggttaatcTCCATTATCACTTAAATCTCGAgattattattaatcaataaataaataaacacttcacATTTTTTTCCTAAATATAATAGTTTCTTTTAATGAATTTATTCTCATGATTTTTCTTAGATtagttttttcaaatgtaaagacTTTTTTCCACCTAAAACATCAATTTTTATTCTCGAAATTTATtctcaacattttatttcaaaatatttttttttcttaaaatgtatcCAGTTTAATCTCCATTAATCTCCacttttttcttaatttaatgaGTTTATTCTCAACGTTTTTagattttctttgtttaatttaaagACTCTTTTTCACCCGAAACACATTTTTATCCTTTTATCCTATCCCTTTTGATTTTATCCTTGAAATGTAACATTTATTCTCAACATTTTATTACTCCACAATTTAATTTATCTCCATGATCACTTTAATCTGgagatgtaaatatttatatattgattgCTGAACTGCACTTTTCCCTAAATGTAATGATTTGATTGTTCTCTACATTGAGTTTATTCTCAAcacttaaatttttttcttcttcattttaaagacttttttcatCAAAACATTGATTTTTTATTCTCTAAATATAAACTTTACTCTccacattgtattttatttaatcgcCATCATCTTCACTTTAATCTCCAGatatttttctcaaaatgtaattttatttttctcaaccaaaaatgacttttattgtaatttaatgagTTTATCAACATTTCATTTAGACTTTTTTACCAAACACATCGATGTTCTCaacaattaattgtatttaatctcAATTatcactttaatattttaattctcagtgaaatgatttatttttctcaAAACAGAATGACTTTATTTTGCGTAATTTAAGTTTATTctcaacattttgttttatttaatctcCATCATCACTTTAATTTCCACattacttgtatttattttttactcaaaattaaagactttattttgacTTTTCCTCAATAAATCAGACTCCCAAACATCCCAAATATAATGTTTATTCTCAGCGTTTTATTTcagaatatatctatatattttaattttaagcaGTTTAACCTCCATTATCACTTTAAACTctcaattgtattatttattgattgatttattattgCTTGACCATAATCATCATCCCcctattatcatcatcaccatcaccctAATTTTGTCTCTAATTACTCCCTAAATCCCCTTCCTCTGTGTTTTCCTTAAGTTTGTGGAGGACTACGAGCCCACGAAAGCGGACAGCTACAGGAAAAAGGTGGTTCTGGATGGAGAGGAGGTTCAGATAGATATTCTGGACACGGCCGGACAGGAGGATTACGCTGCGATCCGGGATAATTATTTCCGCAGCGGGGAGGGATTCCTCTGCGTTTTCTCCATCACTGAACTAGAGTCTTTTGCAGCAACTGCGGATTTCAGGTGATTTACAGCTCTGGGCTTATTTAAAAGAGCAGCATTGATTTTAGACTCTACAAGTTGCTCTTAAATTGATGAGCGTCTTTTCATGCTGTGATCTTTTTTTTGTCTAATTGTATTAAGCTTTGGTTGCAGTGGTGGATTATTGTAGTTAACAAGTGGCTTAGTCTAGTTCATCTGCATTTATTGTCTCTAAAATGTTTTCTATATCAGATGTAGAGAACACTCTATCTAGAATAGTTGTAATAATACCttctaatgtatatatatatatttatatattgttaaaatgTAGTTGTGTATGTCTCTTCTGTTCTCTAAGGATGTGTTTATGAtgtcaaaatacagtaaaatttgtgaaattatttaacaatttaaatgaacCATGATTTTACACTGAAGAGtaaagtaatgatgctgaatatTCAGCTGTGGATCACTGGAATTAATAtgtttttagattatattaataGAGAAATCTcactcttattttaaaaaagaagtaaTTAACAGTGGGAATTATTAGACAATAAAGTACACTATGCAGTGTGGAGTGGTTGTTGCACCTCAGGTGTGCTTTAATTTCTAAAAATTGCATGGACTGGAGTGCATTATTGCGCTTTTCCTTTGTTCTCCACCACTGTAAGTGTTATAATGTGGCACCTGAGCACACCATTACTCTCTATCCTCAGAGAGCAGATCATGCGGGTCATTTATTGAGTTATTTTACTTATgaaattttcttaaaatatagaaatttatatatatatatatatatatatatatatatatatatatatatatatatatatatatatatatatatatatatatatatatatatatatatatatatattattttttttattttttatttattcattttattataataaaatatagaaatgtgtatatatatatatatatatatatatatatatatatatatatatatatatttatttatttatttatttattttattttttaatgttttttatttatttatttttatttatttattttattatataaaaatatatatatatatatatatatatatatatatatatatatatatgtatgtatatatatattatgtttttattatatatatatatatatatgtatatatatatatatttttttttttcatttttattataataaaatatagaaatgtgtgtatatatatatatatatatatatatatatatatatatatatatatatatatatatatatatatatatatatatatatttattttattttttaatgttttttatttatttatttttatttatttattttattatataaaaaaatatatatatatatgtatgtatatatatatattatgtttttattatatatatatatatatatatatatatatatgtatatatatatattatgtttttattatatatatatatatatatgtatatatatatatatttttttttttttcatttttattataataaaatatagaaatgtgtgtatatatatatatatatatatatatatatatatatatatatatatatatatatatatatatatatatatttatttattttattttttaatgttttttatttatttatttttatttatttatttattatataaaaaaaatatatatatatgtatgtatatatatatattatgtttttattatatatatatatatatatatatatatgtatatatatatatattatgtttttattatatatatatatatatatatatatatatatatatatatatatatatatatatatatatatatatatatatatatatatatatatatatatatatatatatatatatatatatatatttttttttttttttttttttttttcatttttattataataaaatatttaacaagtATGCAGGTcatttcttaaataattttattgagttaactttattaattatttctttaattagttataataaaacatttttacttgcttctgtatgaatattttttgttacatattttaaatatttaaaataagtatttgtttatttattgatttattgcttatctgtttatctatttatttattctaaaacaTTTGTAGTTGCTTTAGTGTAAATGTTTGTATGTGGCTCAACATGAACCCAGCGTTTCTGTCCATGCTCAGAGAGCAGACCCTGTGGGACATTAGTTTTagttaagtttattttaaatatagaagttaaacacatatatattttatgttttgtttgtttatttatttagtttggtttatttttattgttattattttatctatttattcaagtatttctatctatctatcttagttatttatttagttataataaaacatttgtagTTGCTTTAGAGTAAGTGTTATGTATGGCACAACATAACCCCATCGTTTCTCTCCGTTCTCAGGGAGCAGATCCTGCGGGTGAAGGAAGATGAAAACGTGCCCTTTCTTTTGGTGGGAAATAAATCTGATCTGGAGGACAGAAGACAAGTGAGCGCCGACGAGGCCAAAGCCAGAGCGGATCAGTGGGGCGTTTGCTACGTGGAGACGTCTGCTAAGACACGCGCTAATGTAGACAAGGTCAGCACCGCAAAACAGCATCTATAAACAATCAACAGTAGACACGCGGATTAATAATAAActtattaggcctgtcacaataatcaatatattgacttatcgcacCACACGTAGAgattttattcagtcatttttggtgatgcaatatatatcgcccatacataaccCATTCTAACAAcactttagctgattgtgcaacatctctatgtgtattggaggtgtcagtatggttaataacactgtagtatttactataaattcattcattcattcattttcctttggcttagtctcttatttatcaggtgtcgccacagcggaatgaaccgccaactattttagcatatgttttacatcaCCGTGCTACTATAAATGACTGTAGTATATTCTATATTCTCACGTGGGTGTcttgacagctgaaaatagatctggtagcagatatcgaagcctctgttactctttaccttatatatatatatatatatatatatatatatatatatatatatatatatatatgcattttcacattctgactccaatgcctgattattaaactgttaaaatgactataattacatgaaatattctttaaaaatataaaaaaatatatataaaatatagatgtgttctttggaagagtgttacttgcattatgatgctgtTGTGTTAAAATGGtctaaaatgacagtaatattgTTTATCTCAATACATTTTTGTGCTGTATATCATACCACATAAGATAGATATCACGACAGGCCtattacttgtagattaatcctaaatttgtaacaatcgcAGAGAGATCTCCTCccatgtcattcaaatcacatataTTAAAGCGTTTTGGCTTTCCTGTAAATTATAATGATGACGTGAGACATTGTGGAGGCACCTAAAGGctttcttaactattaaaggtgttttctggcACTGTTTAGCCTgcgttaatgcattcagtgtaaacctgcgcaattaatcattaaaagatcaggatctcaatcCAAACAGCCATGCAACATGATGACCGATGATGAtctgcatgtttattaatccttccattcgctgcattcaaatctgcgtttgatcaaGAGAGATTGAGTCTTTACACTTTTCAGTGAGTTGCACACAATAAAATAACACCAAAGTACTGGAAGAggacagtttatagttcagataaacgctgatgtttatggtaaagattaaaatcaatgTTTAATGCAACTTAACGCTGTTGAAAGTTATAGCAATTACACAGTTTATTCAGTacgtggcgacaaacaaccatgaaaaatatgccactgaatagtTCTTCAAAAGTTTTTGTTGacgttaataatgcattagtaaatgttgaactatgataaaTTAATGCTGTTCAAGTATTGTTCGTTATTAGTTCctgttagttaatacattaatggcccgtttccactgagagtggaaagtttcagtcgacgccattctcgcttgaggagatatcaaagtaaagctgtacgggtcgctcgcatatcatatgagaagaacttctcacaaaacagatgc
This window of the Danio aesculapii chromosome 24, fDanAes4.1, whole genome shotgun sequence genome carries:
- the ralaa gene encoding ras-related protein Ral-A translates to MAAAKPKGQNSLALHKVIMVGSGGVGKSALTLQFMYDEFVEDYEPTKADSYRKKVVLDGEEVQIDILDTAGQEDYAAIRDNYFRSGEGFLCVFSITELESFAATADFREQILRVKEDENVPFLLVGNKSDLEDRRQVSADEAKARADQWGVCYVETSAKTRANVDKVFFDLMREIRARKMEDSKEKNGKKKRKSLAKRIRERCCIL